Proteins encoded within one genomic window of Christensenellaceae bacterium:
- the rbfA gene encoding 30S ribosome-binding factor RbfA, with amino-acid sequence MSLRLDRLNSQLKKDIASIITYEIGDPRLGLVSVTSVKITPDLKFAKVFVSIFGKEKDESMKILKSAAGFIRNKLAHSMKIKTVPELTFVLDEGMEHAEKINKIIESFEGGNKDAQKD; translated from the coding sequence ATGTCATTGAGACTTGATAGATTAAATTCGCAGTTGAAAAAGGATATTGCATCAATAATTACTTATGAAATAGGTGACCCGAGGTTGGGGCTTGTCAGTGTGACGAGTGTAAAAATTACTCCGGACCTGAAATTTGCAAAGGTTTTTGTGAGTATATTCGGCAAGGAAAAGGATGAAAGTATGAAAATACTTAAGTCTGCTGCGGGGTTTATCAGAAATAAGCTGGCCCATTCTATGAAGATTAAAACTGTGCCGGAGTTGACTTTTGTACTTGACGAGGGCATGGAGCATGCTGAGAAAATAAATAAAATAATAGAAAGTTTTGAAGGGGGGAATAAAGATGCCCAGAAAGACTAA